In Paenibacillus sp. FSL R7-0345, a single window of DNA contains:
- a CDS encoding dicarboxylate/amino acid:cation symporter: protein MKDIDNNLLSALQTSWYGLVVSIVVFAVLFILARKRIGFGTRVIIGLALGLVTGIFFQYFEFATNAITTFGSIYVSLIRMLVIPLVFVLVLNSIASLTNLEALRKIGIKTFAWFLGTTGIASIIGLLIALLFNPGSGIQQAVPEDFTAREIPTFSQVILDLVPSNPVNEAATGKVVPLLIFAIFVAVAIIKVGSKKPEAVKPVRDLIESLTAVLHQVVKFVIRLTPYGVFALIAGITARYGWETLQELGSVIVASYVALILHFVLVFGGLVLLVVKVNPLRFFRKVYPTITVAFTTRSSYATLPINLEVITKRLHVSPRIASFVAPLGASVNFNGCGGVWPAIVTVFTAQVYGIQLTLTDYITLVLVSIISSIGVAGVPGPAVISTTVVLTALGLPLEGLAIVAGVEALIDMGRTAVNATGTSVTALLVANSEGEFDREAFNSDDDDVLLSPV from the coding sequence ATGAAAGATATTGATAACAATCTGCTGTCCGCGCTTCAAACGAGCTGGTATGGCCTTGTCGTCTCCATTGTTGTATTCGCAGTGCTGTTTATCCTGGCACGCAAACGCATCGGATTCGGCACACGGGTCATCATCGGTCTGGCGCTCGGACTGGTCACCGGTATTTTCTTTCAATATTTTGAATTTGCAACAAACGCGATTACAACATTCGGCAGTATTTATGTCAGCCTGATCCGCATGCTCGTCATTCCGCTGGTCTTTGTTCTTGTGCTCAACAGCATCGCTTCCTTAACCAACCTGGAGGCCCTACGCAAAATCGGGATCAAAACCTTTGCCTGGTTCCTTGGAACAACCGGTATCGCTTCTATTATCGGGCTGCTCATAGCCCTCCTCTTCAACCCGGGAAGCGGAATCCAGCAGGCTGTGCCGGAAGACTTTACTGCCCGGGAGATTCCGACCTTCTCACAAGTTATTCTGGATCTTGTGCCTTCCAACCCTGTTAATGAAGCTGCTACGGGTAAGGTTGTGCCGCTGCTTATTTTTGCGATTTTTGTAGCGGTTGCCATCATTAAAGTAGGCTCCAAGAAGCCGGAAGCCGTCAAGCCCGTTCGCGATCTGATTGAATCCCTGACTGCAGTGCTTCATCAGGTTGTAAAATTCGTAATCCGGCTGACCCCTTACGGTGTATTCGCTCTGATTGCAGGCATTACAGCCCGCTACGGCTGGGAAACCCTGCAGGAGCTGGGCAGCGTCATTGTCGCCTCTTATGTAGCACTCATTCTGCATTTTGTGCTTGTGTTCGGCGGACTGGTGCTGCTGGTGGTTAAAGTGAACCCGCTGCGCTTCTTCCGTAAAGTGTATCCTACAATCACTGTTGCTTTTACTACCCGCAGCAGCTATGCTACACTTCCGATCAACCTTGAGGTGATCACCAAGCGCCTGCATGTTTCGCCCCGGATTGCCAGCTTCGTTGCCCCGCTGGGAGCATCCGTGAACTTCAACGGCTGCGGCGGTGTATGGCCCGCCATCGTAACGGTGTTTACCGCCCAGGTCTATGGCATCCAGCTCACCTTGACTGATTACATTACGCTGGTGCTAGTCAGCATCATCTCTTCCATCGGAGTAGCCGGCGTTCCCGGTCCTGCTGTAATCTCAACTACTGTCGTGCTCACAGCACTCGGGCTGCCGCTTGAAGGCCTGGCCATCGTTGCCGGTGTAGAAGCACTGATCGATATGGGCCGTACAGCAGTTAATGCTACCGGAACCTCTGTTACTGCGCTGCTGGTGGCGAATTCCGAAGGTGAATTTGACCGCGAGGCATTCAACAGCGACGACGATGATGTCCTGCTTAGCCCGGTATAA
- a CDS encoding Gfo/Idh/MocA family oxidoreductase, whose protein sequence is MTQKLRWGILGCAQIATGSVMPAIQESETGVIEAVASRGLEKSSRVAAEFGISKAYGSYEELLADPGIDAVYIPLPNHLHREWVIRAAEAGKHVLCEKPIALSSAEAEEMVAACRKAGVHLAEAYMYRHHPRIVQLREIIARGDIGELRAIRGAFTYNDATDTTNIRFKSAWGGGSLYDVGCYPLSAARLLFGTEPEAVTVQAIFSPEHDNVDMMASGLVEFPGGLSLTFDCGMWAYNRQLLEVLGTEGMIEIPMPFNARFEDADFLMYKGGEVSRFAAAGANPYVVQADDFAAAVRGATPLAAENDPVLSMQLIEACLDSARRRERVSLL, encoded by the coding sequence ATGACACAGAAGCTCAGATGGGGAATACTCGGCTGTGCCCAGATCGCAACCGGCTCCGTGATGCCGGCGATTCAGGAATCAGAGACAGGTGTAATCGAGGCGGTGGCGAGCCGGGGGCTGGAGAAAAGCAGCAGGGTGGCAGCAGAGTTCGGCATCAGCAAGGCTTACGGCAGCTATGAGGAGCTGCTGGCTGATCCGGGAATTGATGCCGTATATATTCCGCTGCCCAATCACCTGCACCGGGAATGGGTAATCCGTGCAGCCGAAGCAGGCAAGCATGTACTGTGTGAGAAGCCGATTGCGCTCAGCAGCGCCGAGGCGGAGGAAATGGTAGCGGCCTGCCGCAAAGCGGGCGTGCATCTGGCCGAAGCGTACATGTATCGGCATCATCCGCGCATTGTGCAGCTGCGGGAGATCATCGCCCGGGGCGATATCGGTGAGCTGCGTGCGATCCGCGGCGCTTTTACCTACAACGATGCAACGGACACGACGAATATCCGCTTCAAGTCCGCCTGGGGTGGAGGCTCGTTGTATGATGTCGGCTGCTACCCGCTCAGCGCGGCGCGGCTGCTGTTCGGTACGGAGCCTGAAGCGGTGACGGTACAGGCAATCTTTTCTCCGGAGCATGATAACGTGGATATGATGGCCTCCGGTCTGGTCGAGTTCCCGGGCGGCCTGAGCCTGACCTTCGACTGCGGCATGTGGGCATATAACCGCCAGCTGCTGGAGGTACTCGGTACGGAAGGGATGATCGAGATTCCGATGCCGTTCAACGCCAGATTTGAGGATGCGGATTTCCTGATGTACAAAGGCGGCGAGGTAAGCCGGTTTGCCGCGGCCGGCGCCAATCCGTATGTGGTCCAGGCTGATGATTTCGCAGCAGCCGTCCGCGGCGCCACGCCGCTTGCCGCTGAGAATGATCCGGTGCTCAGCATGCAGCTGATCGAAGCCTGCCTTGACTCTGCCCGGCGGCGCGAGCGGGTCAGCCTGCTGTAG
- a CDS encoding 1,4-dihydroxy-2-naphthoate polyprenyltransferase, with amino-acid sequence MNVRSFLRFVELPTKVASMLPFLLGTLYALYRFEDFYMLRFILMLVSLLSFDMATTAINNYYDFKKAAKKHGYGYETHNAIVHYKLKESTVVATIIILLVLAAGGGIALVSQTGLLIFLLGGLSFLIGILYSFGPIPISRMPLGELFSGLFMGFVIIFISAYIHSDQRVVTLLLQNGWVDLHVNLIEVVYIFWFSVPAILGIAGIMLANNICDIEDDLENRRYTLPVYIGRNNALLLFKLLYYVSFVDMIVLLILGVNPLLVALLLVTLVPLRRNIALFQQKQEKASTFILSVKNFVLMSTARIIVLAAAVLLGLLNI; translated from the coding sequence GTGAATGTAAGGAGCTTTCTGCGGTTTGTGGAGCTGCCGACCAAGGTGGCCAGTATGCTTCCGTTCCTTCTGGGGACACTGTACGCGCTGTACCGGTTTGAGGATTTTTATATGCTGCGGTTTATCCTGATGCTCGTGTCCCTGCTCAGCTTCGATATGGCGACAACGGCCATCAACAACTATTATGATTTTAAAAAAGCCGCCAAGAAGCACGGCTACGGCTATGAGACCCATAATGCCATTGTTCACTATAAGCTAAAAGAAAGCACGGTAGTCGCAACCATCATCATCCTGCTCGTTCTGGCGGCGGGCGGGGGCATTGCTCTTGTCTCCCAGACAGGGCTGCTGATCTTTTTGCTGGGCGGGCTGTCGTTTCTGATCGGGATCCTGTACTCCTTCGGGCCGATTCCGATATCGCGGATGCCGCTCGGCGAGCTGTTCTCGGGACTGTTTATGGGGTTTGTGATTATCTTTATTTCGGCTTATATCCACTCGGACCAGAGGGTGGTTACGCTGCTGCTGCAAAATGGCTGGGTCGACCTGCATGTTAACCTTATCGAGGTTGTGTACATTTTCTGGTTCTCCGTGCCCGCAATCCTCGGGATTGCCGGGATTATGCTGGCCAACAATATCTGCGATATCGAAGATGACCTGGAGAACCGCCGGTATACGCTGCCGGTCTATATCGGCCGCAACAATGCACTGCTGCTGTTCAAGCTGCTCTATTATGTCTCTTTTGTCGATATGATCGTTCTGCTGATTCTCGGGGTCAATCCGCTGCTGGTGGCGCTGCTGCTGGTTACGCTGGTTCCCCTGCGCCGGAATATCGCACTGTTCCAGCAGAAGCAGGAGAAGGCGTCAACCTTTATCCTGTCGGTCAAAAATTTTGTGCTGATGAGTACAGCCCGGATTATTGTACTGGCGGCTGCAGTTCTGCTGGGTCTGCTGAATATCTGA
- a CDS encoding DUF6081 family protein has translation MSSQTVLGDFHTILSEGKVWKTGGFALPDGSFWAYREPEAVVIVRNGYLYVRAQLSRQHNQVQILDNAKHMYYSAQPVDIPEEGEISFELQIRARTQGTAPGDLYDGYVSLNLLDFTTGAALDFFAGNDKYASVYGILPFPGVQVPDTGGTKYFCIFTEAEDFKPREFNTYKITYHRGNDEAVFYVNGKEVRRERNVPVKFNSFTVALGIMTEKDLTPEGSVSAHGQTVIAEWSPVTVTTTAR, from the coding sequence GTGAGCAGCCAGACTGTACTGGGAGATTTTCATACCATTTTGTCAGAGGGAAAAGTGTGGAAGACGGGCGGATTTGCCCTGCCTGACGGCTCGTTCTGGGCTTACCGTGAGCCGGAGGCGGTAGTAATTGTACGCAACGGCTATCTGTATGTCCGGGCACAGCTCAGCCGCCAGCATAACCAGGTGCAGATTCTCGACAATGCCAAGCATATGTATTATTCGGCACAGCCGGTAGACATTCCGGAGGAGGGGGAGATCAGCTTCGAGCTGCAGATCCGCGCCCGCACGCAGGGGACGGCTCCGGGAGATTTGTACGACGGCTATGTCTCACTGAATCTGCTGGATTTCACGACCGGTGCGGCGCTTGATTTCTTTGCCGGCAATGATAAATACGCCAGCGTCTACGGCATCCTGCCCTTCCCGGGCGTCCAGGTTCCGGATACAGGCGGTACAAAATATTTCTGCATTTTTACAGAAGCGGAGGATTTCAAGCCGCGCGAATTTAACACCTACAAAATCACATATCACCGCGGCAATGACGAGGCGGTCTTCTATGTCAATGGTAAGGAAGTGCGCCGCGAGCGGAATGTTCCGGTGAAATTCAACAGCTTTACCGTGGCGCTCGGCATTATGACGGAGAAGGATCTGACTCCGGAAGGCAGCGTGTCGGCGCATGGACAGACAGTCATTGCCGAATGGTCTCCGGTAACTGTAACAACGACTGCACGCTAA
- a CDS encoding prenyltransferase — protein MDKWTLFKKITRFGTIPVMLIPVVLGTVGAYVWEGSFHPFLFVITLVGAVAAHLFSNMVNDLWDFRNGTDTEAKNTPGMVSTNSGFLSGGLMKESLFALMTWALLALAVACGLILSISSGWETLWFVLGGALIAYFYVAPPLRFGYRGKGYSEFAIFVAFGVMPVLGSYFVQTGEFSLKPVLLSVPVGLLTTLLLFNHHFLHWRADKQAGKRTLVVVWGERKALVLSRILLFLSYGSLVVCVLSGVLPVYALLALLTVFAPLRVYRGLEPQNASMAYLPLMGASQQASVRCGFIMALALLIQGLI, from the coding sequence ATGGATAAATGGACATTATTTAAGAAGATTACACGGTTTGGAACGATTCCTGTAATGCTCATACCGGTTGTGCTGGGGACGGTTGGAGCCTATGTCTGGGAAGGCAGCTTCCATCCGTTTTTGTTTGTTATAACGCTTGTTGGTGCGGTCGCCGCCCATTTGTTCTCGAATATGGTGAACGATTTATGGGACTTCCGTAATGGAACGGATACTGAAGCTAAGAATACACCGGGAATGGTTTCGACGAACTCCGGTTTTTTGTCAGGCGGACTGATGAAGGAATCCCTCTTTGCTCTGATGACCTGGGCTCTGCTGGCGCTGGCCGTGGCCTGCGGCCTTATTCTCAGTATCTCCAGCGGCTGGGAGACGCTCTGGTTCGTGCTCGGCGGAGCGCTGATCGCCTATTTCTATGTAGCACCGCCGCTGCGCTTCGGATACCGGGGCAAGGGCTATAGTGAGTTTGCCATTTTTGTCGCTTTTGGGGTAATGCCCGTACTCGGCTCTTATTTCGTACAGACAGGGGAATTCAGCCTGAAGCCTGTGCTGCTGTCTGTTCCGGTGGGCCTGTTAACTACACTGCTCTTGTTCAATCATCATTTCCTGCACTGGAGAGCAGATAAGCAGGCCGGTAAACGTACGCTGGTTGTCGTTTGGGGAGAACGCAAAGCCCTGGTGCTTTCCCGCATCCTGCTGTTCCTGTCCTATGGTTCATTGGTTGTATGTGTGTTGTCCGGCGTACTGCCGGTTTATGCGCTGCTGGCGCTGCTTACCGTGTTTGCCCCTTTGCGTGTGTACCGCGGGCTTGAGCCGCAGAATGCCTCCATGGCATATCTGCCGCTTATGGGCGCTTCACAGCAGGCCTCCGTGCGCTGCGGATTTATTATGGCACTGGCCCTGCTGATCCAGGGCCTCATCTAA
- a CDS encoding EAL domain-containing protein, with protein MKLSRKIIIFVCVVALFGLGVTYLLLHFILLNRFEQLDEATLRSKLDNVVSSYQSELQMMRTGLLKYSTWDDTYQFMQPEAPDNPAASDRQDYLDSNFSPFTYEINQFDMAALLDNSGELRYGGVYDPDTRAVSALTPEYPALFKRIQDRLPGLTETAESRSGIVLLDDGPMLITVAPILNNSGDQPVIGTAVAGRMLRQNEITRIWEETQSSLQMTVINSAVLAESNGQTTWMSSDTGQMMSIHTVVNDLFGNPAIEMTLKQPREIYESGLKSIVSFRKFFLAWTLLMCIASLVFVKRSILRRMSSLVRNIRAISSSKDLSIRVRSSGNDEFSEVEHEFNRMIGSLQQAQKELQLQSMLDPLTQLPNRSLFFTRLNEAIASVKDTGRQIVLVFIDLDHFKTVNDTLGHDFGDAMLRETALRISRVIGKHDVVSRLGGDEFTILLADAPDSDSMNVQLSRIQEALSLPHRIQGHLLYNTASIGVSVYPQNGEDADYLVKQADLAMFHVKESGRNNILQYSEELEESIRRRKVLSQQLLSAAINDEFEIHYQPILGSDSLKVAKLEALLRWTSPTYGPISPAEFIPLAETSGSIISIGSWVLRQVCSDLSRFRTGGLELTAAVNISAVQLMQPGLTELLLALLAEYQLPSSSLELEITESVLVSGDHILSSLQELRSHGLYISLDDFGTGFSSLSYLRRFPVDVIKIDRSFISEMTLEPQGDVLVKAIIELSHNLGLKVVAEGIELKEQFDLLRMLGSDELQGYYISRPVQAVNIHSFLSQNNLIIAKN; from the coding sequence ATGAAGCTGAGCAGAAAAATAATCATTTTCGTCTGTGTTGTGGCCCTGTTCGGATTAGGTGTTACTTATCTACTCCTGCACTTCATTCTGCTGAACCGCTTTGAGCAGCTGGATGAGGCCACTCTGCGGAGCAAGCTGGATAACGTGGTTTCATCTTACCAGAGCGAGCTGCAGATGATGAGAACCGGATTGCTGAAGTATTCAACATGGGACGATACATACCAGTTTATGCAGCCGGAAGCGCCGGACAATCCGGCAGCTTCTGACAGACAGGATTACCTCGACAGCAATTTCAGCCCGTTCACCTACGAGATCAATCAATTCGATATGGCGGCGCTGCTGGATAATTCCGGAGAGCTCCGGTATGGCGGTGTTTATGATCCCGATACCCGGGCGGTCTCCGCCCTGACTCCGGAATACCCCGCGCTGTTCAAACGCATTCAGGACCGGCTGCCAGGCTTGACGGAGACCGCGGAAAGCCGTTCAGGCATCGTGCTGCTGGATGATGGCCCGATGCTGATTACAGTTGCCCCGATCCTCAACAACAGCGGCGACCAGCCCGTAATCGGCACAGCGGTTGCAGGGAGGATGCTGCGGCAGAATGAGATTACCCGGATCTGGGAAGAAACGCAGTCCTCCCTGCAGATGACGGTCATCAATTCTGCTGTATTGGCAGAGAGCAACGGCCAGACCACGTGGATGAGCTCAGACACCGGCCAGATGATGTCCATCCATACTGTAGTTAACGACCTGTTCGGGAATCCTGCAATCGAAATGACGCTGAAGCAGCCGCGCGAGATCTACGAGAGCGGGCTGAAATCCATCGTCAGCTTCCGGAAATTCTTCCTGGCCTGGACCCTGCTGATGTGTATAGCCAGCCTGGTCTTCGTCAAACGTTCCATCCTGCGGAGAATGTCCTCCCTGGTCAGAAACATCCGCGCCATCAGCAGCAGCAAGGACCTGTCCATCCGGGTACGCAGCTCCGGAAACGATGAATTCAGTGAGGTGGAGCATGAATTCAACCGGATGATCGGTTCACTGCAGCAGGCTCAGAAGGAGCTGCAGCTGCAGTCCATGCTGGATCCGCTGACCCAGCTCCCCAACCGTTCGCTGTTTTTCACCAGACTTAATGAAGCTATCGCCTCGGTTAAAGATACCGGCCGGCAGATCGTCCTCGTCTTTATTGATCTCGACCATTTCAAGACCGTCAATGACACGCTCGGCCATGATTTCGGGGATGCGATGCTGAGGGAGACCGCCCTCCGGATTTCCAGGGTCATCGGCAAGCATGATGTGGTCTCCCGCCTTGGCGGAGACGAATTCACCATTCTGCTTGCCGACGCTCCTGATTCAGACAGCATGAACGTACAGCTGTCGCGCATACAGGAGGCACTCTCATTGCCGCACCGCATCCAGGGGCACCTGCTTTATAATACTGCCAGCATCGGGGTCAGCGTCTATCCGCAGAATGGCGAAGACGCCGACTATCTGGTCAAGCAGGCTGATCTGGCCATGTTTCATGTCAAAGAATCGGGACGCAACAACATCCTGCAATACTCAGAGGAGCTTGAGGAAAGCATCCGGCGCCGGAAGGTATTGTCCCAGCAGCTGCTGTCCGCAGCCATCAATGATGAATTCGAAATCCATTACCAGCCGATCCTGGGCTCCGACAGCCTGAAGGTCGCCAAGCTGGAAGCCCTGCTGCGCTGGACCAGCCCTACTTACGGGCCCATCTCTCCCGCTGAATTTATTCCGCTTGCCGAAACCAGCGGCTCCATTATCAGCATCGGCAGCTGGGTGCTGCGGCAGGTCTGCTCCGACCTGAGCCGGTTCCGCACAGGCGGCCTGGAGCTGACGGCTGCCGTTAACATCTCGGCAGTACAGCTGATGCAGCCTGGGCTGACTGAACTCCTGCTGGCGCTGCTGGCGGAATATCAGCTGCCCAGCTCCAGCCTGGAGCTGGAAATTACGGAGAGCGTACTGGTCTCCGGGGACCATATCCTGTCCTCCCTTCAGGAGCTGAGAAGCCACGGGCTGTATATCTCGCTGGATGATTTCGGCACAGGCTTCTCCTCACTGAGCTATCTGCGCCGCTTCCCGGTGGATGTGATCAAGATTGACCGCTCCTTCATTTCCGAGATGACCCTGGAGCCGCAGGGCGATGTGCTGGTTAAGGCGATTATTGAGCTGAGCCATAATCTGGGGCTGAAGGTAGTAGCTGAGGGCATTGAGCTGAAGGAGCAGTTCGATCTGCTCCGCATGCTCGGCAGCGATGAGCTGCAGGGCTACTATATCAGCAGGCCGGTGCAGGCCGTGAATATTCATTCCTTTTTATCGCAAAATAATCTGATAATCGCCAAAAATTGA
- a CDS encoding acetate uptake transporter: MSAQSPSTQSVKIVTADPSAIGLFGLAIVTLVASSQKLEITTGLSYAIPWAIFLGAFAQLFASIQDAKHNNTFGMTAFGAYAFFWFGMGASWLIKLGVFGATLAEGVDPKQLGFVFLGYLVFTLFMTIGAVEANRVLLIIFILIDFLFLGLSMDAFGVAAEFFHKLAAVSELAIGVVSLYGCGASVLNAHFGRTFLPIGAPLRIFKK, from the coding sequence ATGTCAGCGCAATCCCCATCCACGCAATCCGTCAAAATCGTCACTGCCGATCCCAGCGCCATCGGCTTGTTCGGACTTGCTATCGTTACTCTGGTCGCTTCTTCTCAAAAGCTCGAAATTACAACAGGACTCAGCTACGCTATTCCTTGGGCAATCTTCCTCGGAGCCTTTGCTCAGCTATTCGCCTCGATTCAGGATGCGAAGCACAATAATACCTTCGGCATGACTGCATTCGGCGCATATGCCTTCTTCTGGTTCGGCATGGGCGCAAGCTGGCTGATCAAGCTCGGCGTATTCGGCGCTACACTCGCTGAAGGCGTAGACCCTAAGCAGCTCGGCTTTGTATTCCTGGGCTATCTCGTCTTCACCCTGTTCATGACCATCGGTGCAGTTGAAGCCAACCGGGTGCTGCTGATTATCTTTATCCTGATCGACTTCCTGTTCCTCGGCCTTTCCATGGATGCTTTCGGCGTAGCTGCGGAATTCTTCCACAAGCTGGCTGCAGTATCGGAATTGGCAATTGGTGTGGTTTCCTTATACGGATGCGGAGCATCCGTGCTTAACGCCCATTTCGGACGCACCTTCCTGCCGATCGGCGCACCACTGCGTATTTTCAAGAAATAA
- a CDS encoding EAL domain-containing protein, producing the protein MAFINKKPLTIILGFLVVLQLSLFYYYSISVEREYRAEKADLSSQAVTLTSNLEEKVSIVKGISSFIQTVGFDAEPALINQYLLTAYNSSSTNVLNIVIAPDGVIRYLFPLSGNTAILNKSLLLDPALSSSGKVQETIRSRSITIDGPRMLAQGQYGIVIRQAVYNGNTFAGIVSATVTVEDIAEQMQSLDSSVYVTDADHNLLFGKETRAAGQLVATPIDIYNQHWLMGTLIPAQTKWAVFRSVLWIDIACLLIIAFILYFYWHQNRFNHELERVVSLRTRDLSVSQKLYEKLAHYDSLTDIPNRRYFMDEFERLLQCSEPTQTYTLFFFDLNRFKEINDTLGHSIGDQVIKTLAGRLKCAGLPYQLFARTGGDEFVMVFSNLPQERIPETAGQISMLISQTLLIAGAHLSLSTSIGISLYPEHSSGTDDLLKFADMSMYQAKSQEDCNYFIFDWELREKLEQKTMIAKYLHSALEREEFVLHYQPQINAVTGKMVGLEALVRWNHPEKGLIGPGTFIAAVEEAGLMIQLTDWIIGEVCRQLCEWQKLGMPLLRTSINISNSWFYNRNLIENLLSVLDHYGLDTEVLEFEITESTALLEEHYPLLQQMRDHGIVVSIDDFGTKYSSLNYLKHFPVNKIKIDRTFITGIGISSIDETIIKSIVYVASQLGYDLIAEGVETAEQLEFLVNHDCPHIQGFYFSPPLPAEEILSRMAS; encoded by the coding sequence ATGGCTTTCATTAACAAAAAGCCTTTAACGATCATCCTCGGCTTCCTAGTCGTGCTGCAGCTTTCTCTCTTCTATTACTATTCCATATCGGTAGAACGGGAATACCGGGCTGAAAAAGCCGATTTATCCTCTCAAGCCGTCACACTCACCTCAAACCTTGAAGAGAAAGTATCGATTGTCAAAGGAATCAGCTCCTTCATTCAAACGGTAGGCTTTGACGCAGAGCCCGCTCTAATTAACCAGTATCTGCTTACTGCCTACAACAGCTCAAGTACAAACGTTTTGAATATTGTGATTGCTCCCGACGGAGTGATCCGCTATCTTTTTCCGCTGTCCGGCAACACCGCCATTTTGAATAAAAGCCTGCTGCTTGATCCTGCCCTGTCCTCATCCGGCAAGGTTCAGGAAACGATCCGCTCCCGCAGTATCACCATCGACGGCCCCCGCATGCTGGCCCAGGGCCAGTACGGCATAGTCATCCGGCAGGCCGTTTATAACGGCAATACCTTTGCCGGTATCGTCTCGGCAACGGTAACAGTGGAGGATATTGCCGAGCAGATGCAGTCTCTGGATTCTTCTGTTTATGTGACAGATGCAGACCACAACCTGCTGTTCGGCAAAGAAACCCGGGCTGCAGGGCAACTGGTGGCAACACCAATCGATATTTATAACCAGCACTGGCTGATGGGGACTCTCATTCCGGCGCAGACCAAATGGGCGGTATTCCGCAGCGTTCTCTGGATTGATATTGCCTGTCTGCTCATAATCGCTTTTATCCTGTATTTTTACTGGCATCAGAACCGTTTCAACCATGAGCTGGAACGTGTAGTCAGCCTGCGGACCCGTGATCTCAGTGTTTCCCAGAAGCTCTACGAGAAGCTCGCCCATTATGACAGTCTGACCGACATTCCGAACCGGCGGTATTTCATGGATGAGTTCGAACGCCTGCTGCAATGCTCGGAGCCGACACAGACCTACACCCTGTTCTTTTTTGATTTGAACCGGTTCAAGGAGATCAACGATACACTGGGCCATTCCATCGGTGATCAGGTCATCAAAACACTGGCCGGCCGGCTCAAATGTGCGGGGCTGCCTTACCAGCTGTTCGCGCGTACCGGAGGCGACGAGTTCGTCATGGTCTTCTCCAATCTGCCGCAGGAGCGGATTCCGGAAACCGCCGGACAGATCAGTATGCTGATCTCTCAGACGCTGCTGATTGCCGGGGCGCATCTGAGCCTGTCTACAAGCATCGGCATTTCGCTGTATCCCGAGCACTCTTCCGGCACGGATGATCTGCTGAAGTTTGCCGATATGTCGATGTATCAGGCCAAGTCGCAGGAGGACTGTAACTACTTTATTTTTGACTGGGAGCTGCGTGAGAAGCTGGAGCAGAAGACCATGATCGCCAAGTACCTGCATTCTGCACTGGAGCGGGAGGAATTCGTGCTGCATTACCAGCCGCAGATCAATGCAGTCACCGGTAAAATGGTCGGGCTGGAGGCGCTGGTCCGCTGGAATCATCCCGAGAAGGGGCTGATCGGACCGGGCACCTTCATTGCCGCCGTCGAGGAGGCCGGACTGATGATCCAGCTGACCGACTGGATCATCGGCGAGGTATGCCGGCAGCTCTGCGAGTGGCAGAAGCTGGGCATGCCGCTGCTGCGGACTTCCATTAATATTTCCAACAGCTGGTTCTACAACCGCAATCTGATTGAGAATCTGCTGTCTGTGCTTGATCATTACGGTCTGGATACCGAAGTGCTCGAATTTGAGATTACCGAGAGCACAGCCCTGCTGGAGGAGCACTATCCGCTGCTGCAGCAGATGCGCGATCACGGCATTGTCGTCTCTATCGATGATTTCGGCACCAAATATTCGTCACTCAACTACCTGAAGCATTTTCCTGTCAACAAAATCAAGATCGACCGCACCTTTATCACCGGTATCGGCATCAGCTCGATTGACGAGACGATTATCAAGTCCATTGTCTACGTAGCTTCACAGCTCGGCTATGATCTGATTGCCGAAGGCGTTGAAACAGCGGAACAGCTGGAGTTTCTGGTCAATCACGACTGCCCGCATATCCAGGGCTTCTACTTCTCCCCGCCGCTGCCGGCGGAGGAAATCCTCAGCAGAATGGCTTCATAA
- a CDS encoding DsrE/DsrF/DrsH-like family protein, translated as MDKKLNLLMFSGEYDKAMAGLILANAARDIEVEVTMFFAFWGLFLVRDPEKMTLEDKTVYEKLMDVFTPKGPQQLPLSHMNFSGLGRMMLEEMMEDNNAPKLIHFLKGARKKNIKFYACKLSVEIMGFKPEELLPEVEIMDASAYLKDALESDMQLFI; from the coding sequence ATGGACAAGAAATTAAATCTGCTGATGTTCAGCGGAGAGTATGACAAAGCAATGGCCGGACTGATTCTGGCTAATGCAGCGCGGGATATTGAGGTTGAAGTTACGATGTTTTTTGCTTTCTGGGGCTTGTTTCTTGTGCGTGACCCGGAAAAAATGACGCTGGAGGACAAGACGGTCTATGAAAAGCTGATGGATGTGTTCACCCCCAAGGGCCCGCAGCAGCTGCCGCTCTCCCATATGAATTTCAGCGGCCTGGGCCGGATGATGCTGGAGGAAATGATGGAGGATAACAACGCGCCGAAGCTGATCCATTTCCTCAAAGGCGCACGCAAAAAGAACATTAAATTCTACGCCTGCAAGCTGTCCGTTGAGATTATGGGATTCAAGCCTGAGGAGCTGCTCCCGGAGGTCGAGATTATGGATGCCTCCGCTTATCTGAAGGATGCGCTGGAGAGCGATATGCAGCTCTTTATCTAG